A portion of the Corticium candelabrum chromosome 5, ooCorCand1.1, whole genome shotgun sequence genome contains these proteins:
- the LOC134180439 gene encoding uncharacterized protein LOC134180439, translated as MKPHQFQGAFQRAGLYPKPSAAAIPQAKISPADAVTTRTPCKCPRSPTAATTPAIKLQLRHHFSRLFQKTRTPIPPPRPKPSARVDLAYYGEVITSHEAYSRIKAQDERKRQRLAKAKKGKQPARQGKRKTAVTEERDENKCQGCGGLFDNDSNERQEDWVGCEHCWRWYH; from the coding sequence ATGAAACCGCACCAATTTCAAGGTGCATTTCAAAGAGCTGGTTTATATCCAAAGCCATCAGCTGCAGCCATTCCTCAAGCAAAAATTAGTCCAGCAGATGCTGTTACTACACGAACACCATGCAAGTGCCCTCGTTCTCCAACAGCAGCTACCACTCCTGCAATCAAACTTCAGCTTAGACACCACTTCTCTAGGTTGTTCCAGAAAACAAGAACGCCTATTCCACCACCAAGGCCAAAGCCATCTGCTCGTGTAGACTTGGCATACTATGGAGAAGTCATAACAAGTCATGAGGCTTATTCTAGAATAAAAGCAcaagatgaaagaaaacgGCAAAGACTGGCAAAAGCAAAAAAAGGAAAGCAACCTGCACGCCAAGGCAAACGAAAAACTGCAGTAACAGAAGAAAGAGATGAAAACAAGTGCCAGGGATGCGGAGGATTGTTCGACAACGACAGCAATGAGAGGCAAGAAGATTGGGTGGGTTGTGAACACTGTTGGCGGTGGTATCACTAA